The Bacteroidota bacterium genome includes a region encoding these proteins:
- a CDS encoding HsdR family type I site-specific deoxyribonuclease, with product MAFNEQNTVEYFIIHQLTGVNLNSVKGNVVKEDAVEYDSVKWKYVQADLLQRDITEVFVEKELKEALCRLNPDIAANPDRAEEVIHKLRAILITVNNVGLVRANEEFAKWLHNEVTLPIGKNNEHVAIRLIDFVELKNNSFILCNQFKLRARETKIPDIVLFVNGIPLVVGEAKTPVRPAVTWFDGAHDINVVYENSVPQLFVPNVFSFATEGKEIFIGGIRTPLEFWGPWRIEEEKDELSHFIGLHDVAKQLTHLLKPSTLLDILQYYTIYATNSKKKKIKVVCRYQQYEGANAIVQRVREGLIKKGLIWHFQGSGKSLLMLFAAQKLRKQQDLNNPTVLIVVDRVDLDTQITATFNTAEVPNMITTDSIKELHKLLEQDTRKIIITMVHKFKDAYPDMNKRDNIIMMVDEAHRTQEGDLGRKMRNALPNAFLFGLTGTPINKADKNTFWAFGAEQDSGGYMSRYTFQESIRDNATLPLHFEPRLPNYHIDKEGLDIAFKEMANDLSEEDRNKLSQKAANMAVFLKSPERVKTIVADIVEHFKAHVEPEGLKAMIVTPDREACIQYKEELDILINPEASEVVISSSANDDYDFKQKWAMDKDKQEKVVEKYNDADSPLKFLIVTAKLLTGFDAPILQTMYLDKSLKDHTLLQAICRTNRLFPNKTFGRIVDYFGVFDDTAKALAFDEESVKLVITNLQELKDRLPEWMEKCLNHFVGADRTLSGFEGLSKAQDCINTNEKRDAFAKDFSSLTKLWEALSPDPVLNQFEKDYKWLSQVYTSVKPASDDNGRLLWHALGAQTTALIHEHIHVSGINHDMEEMILNAEVIDELMNKKDPKQAEKVLKILVSRLNKHGNHPTFKRLSERLEAIRDKAEKGLINSIEFIKELCQLAKETLQAEKGTEPEVAQKNAKAALTELFLELKTETTPAIVERIVNDIDEIVRVVRFDGWQNSTVGEREVKRELRKVLWTKYQIKDEELFNRGYEYIKEYY from the coding sequence ATGGCATTTAACGAACAAAATACAGTAGAATATTTCATAATTCACCAACTCACGGGGGTGAACTTAAATTCCGTGAAAGGTAATGTAGTAAAAGAAGATGCTGTAGAATATGATTCGGTAAAATGGAAATATGTGCAAGCCGATTTATTGCAAAGAGATATTACCGAAGTGTTTGTAGAAAAGGAATTAAAAGAAGCCCTTTGCCGACTCAATCCTGATATAGCCGCAAATCCTGACCGAGCCGAAGAAGTAATTCATAAACTTAGAGCTATACTTATTACCGTAAATAATGTGGGTTTGGTTAGAGCCAATGAAGAATTTGCAAAATGGTTGCACAATGAAGTAACGCTTCCAATTGGTAAAAACAATGAACATGTTGCAATTCGCCTAATAGATTTTGTCGAATTGAAGAACAACAGCTTTATACTTTGCAACCAATTTAAATTGAGAGCGAGAGAAACAAAAATTCCGGACATTGTTTTATTCGTCAACGGAATTCCGTTGGTGGTGGGAGAAGCGAAAACGCCTGTGCGACCGGCAGTTACATGGTTTGATGGAGCACATGATATTAATGTGGTGTATGAAAATTCCGTTCCGCAATTATTTGTGCCCAATGTATTTTCATTTGCAACCGAAGGCAAAGAAATATTTATTGGCGGTATAAGAACACCATTAGAGTTTTGGGGTCCTTGGAGAATAGAGGAAGAAAAAGACGAGTTAAGTCATTTTATCGGTTTACATGATGTTGCTAAACAATTAACGCATTTACTAAAGCCTTCAACGCTGTTGGACATTTTACAGTATTACACCATTTACGCCACCAACAGCAAGAAGAAAAAAATAAAAGTTGTATGTCGGTATCAGCAATACGAAGGAGCGAATGCAATTGTACAACGAGTTAGAGAAGGTTTAATTAAGAAAGGATTGATTTGGCATTTTCAAGGTTCCGGAAAATCGTTGTTGATGTTGTTTGCTGCTCAAAAATTGCGAAAGCAACAAGACCTAAATAATCCAACAGTATTGATTGTTGTGGATCGGGTTGATTTAGATACACAAATAACTGCAACCTTTAACACTGCTGAAGTGCCTAATATGATTACTACCGATAGCATAAAAGAATTGCACAAGCTATTGGAACAAGACACCCGGAAAATCATAATAACGATGGTGCATAAATTTAAAGATGCATATCCCGATATGAATAAGCGGGACAATATTATTATGATGGTAGATGAAGCACATAGAACGCAAGAAGGTGATTTGGGACGCAAAATGCGAAACGCTTTACCAAATGCTTTTCTATTTGGTTTAACCGGTACACCAATAAATAAAGCAGATAAAAATACATTTTGGGCTTTTGGTGCAGAACAAGACAGTGGTGGTTATATGAGTCGTTACACATTTCAAGAAAGTATAAGAGATAATGCCACTTTGCCTTTACACTTTGAGCCCCGTTTACCGAATTATCATATAGACAAAGAAGGTTTGGATATCGCTTTTAAAGAAATGGCAAACGACCTGAGTGAAGAAGATAGAAACAAACTCAGCCAGAAAGCCGCAAACATGGCTGTGTTTTTAAAATCACCTGAACGAGTAAAAACAATTGTTGCCGATATTGTAGAACATTTCAAAGCTCATGTAGAACCTGAAGGTCTGAAAGCCATGATTGTAACACCGGATCGAGAGGCTTGTATTCAATATAAAGAAGAATTAGATATATTAATAAATCCCGAAGCTAGTGAAGTTGTAATCAGCTCATCTGCAAATGATGATTATGATTTCAAACAAAAGTGGGCGATGGACAAAGACAAACAGGAAAAAGTTGTTGAGAAATACAACGATGCAGATTCGCCTTTGAAATTTTTAATTGTAACTGCAAAACTTTTGACTGGCTTTGATGCTCCGATTTTGCAAACAATGTATTTGGACAAGTCTCTGAAAGATCATACACTATTACAAGCTATTTGCAGAACCAATCGTTTATTCCCGAATAAAACATTCGGAAGAATTGTAGATTACTTTGGTGTGTTTGACGATACGGCAAAAGCACTGGCATTTGACGAAGAAAGTGTGAAACTTGTTATTACCAACTTGCAGGAATTGAAAGACAGACTTCCTGAATGGATGGAAAAATGTTTAAATCATTTTGTTGGCGCAGATAGAACACTGTCAGGTTTTGAGGGCTTATCAAAAGCACAGGACTGTATTAATACGAACGAAAAAAGGGATGCATTTGCAAAAGATTTTAGCAGCCTCACAAAATTATGGGAGGCACTTTCACCTGATCCGGTTTTAAATCAATTTGAAAAAGATTACAAATGGTTGTCGCAAGTATATACTTCCGTAAAACCAGCATCAGATGACAATGGCAGATTATTATGGCATGCATTAGGGGCACAGACAACAGCACTCATACATGAACACATTCACGTTTCTGGCATTAATCATGACATGGAAGAAATGATTTTGAATGCAGAAGTGATTGATGAACTAATGAACAAGAAAGATCCAAAACAAGCGGAAAAAGTTTTAAAAATTCTTGTAAGTCGTTTAAATAAACACGGAAACCACCCAACATTCAAACGACTAAGCGAAAGGCTTGAAGCTATTCGTGACAAAGCAGAAAAAGGATTGATAAATTCTATCGAATTCATTAAGGAACTATGTCAACTAGCAAAAGAAACATTACAAGCTGAAAAAGGAACGGAACCCGAAGTAGCACAGAAAAATGCAAAAGCCGCATTGACTGAATTATTCCTTGAACTAAAAACAGAAACAACACCTGCAATTGTAGAACGTATTGTAAATGACATTGATGAAATTGTAAGAGTAGTTCGGTTCGACGGTTGGCAAAACTCTACAGTAGGTGAACGTGAAGTGAAAAGGGAATTACGCAAGGTGCTTTGGACGAAATATCAGATTAAGGATGAGGAGTTGTTTAATAGGGGATATGAGTATATTAAGGAATATTATTAA
- a CDS encoding DUF4238 domain-containing protein yields the protein MPSHVNQHFVPKFYLKYFSVDRNNKSINIFNKDNEKYIENASLASQAYKKYYYGTDGLLEKDLADVESKAALLLNYIAKSLYLPEQLSEVHKFLLFFILLTDLRNLNYNKKFSESLNSMHNSIYKKGEVVDPKFDLRTENTVNLSLTALPVLIDLCADLDFKLIINGSNIPFVTSDYPVIKYNQFLENILPGSMNTGYSSLGLQIMFPLSPKTLIIFFDQSIYKVGSAKKRVVNIDKESEIEMLNMLQILNSGINIYFNNELPKSKIFNLYYKSKTYKKPHQNITTIIPDSPTSAYHITTTTPLETKMQMDWIKMTDYSKKLILDKSKFVHMRPWAEKIRNNDV from the coding sequence ATGCCATCTCATGTAAATCAACATTTTGTTCCGAAATTTTACCTGAAATACTTTTCAGTTGATAGAAATAATAAATCAATAAACATATTCAATAAGGACAATGAAAAATATATAGAAAATGCAAGCCTGGCATCACAAGCATATAAAAAGTATTATTATGGCACAGATGGCCTTTTGGAAAAAGATTTAGCTGATGTTGAAAGCAAGGCCGCCTTATTACTGAATTATATTGCAAAATCACTTTATTTGCCAGAGCAATTATCTGAAGTACATAAATTTTTACTTTTTTTTATTTTACTTACAGATTTAAGAAATCTAAATTATAATAAGAAATTTTCTGAGTCACTGAATTCCATGCACAATTCCATCTATAAAAAAGGTGAAGTTGTTGACCCAAAATTCGACCTTCGCACAGAAAATACCGTAAATTTGTCACTGACAGCATTGCCAGTTCTAATTGATTTATGTGCAGATTTGGATTTCAAATTGATTATTAATGGTTCAAACATTCCTTTTGTAACTTCTGATTATCCTGTAATTAAATACAATCAATTTTTAGAAAATATATTACCTGGCTCAATGAATACTGGTTATAGCAGTTTAGGGTTACAAATTATGTTTCCACTATCTCCCAAAACATTGATAATTTTTTTTGATCAAAGTATATATAAGGTAGGGTCTGCTAAAAAGAGAGTAGTTAATATTGACAAGGAATCCGAAATTGAAATGTTGAATATGCTTCAAATACTAAATAGTGGAATTAATATTTATTTCAACAATGAATTGCCAAAATCAAAAATATTTAATTTATATTATAAGTCTAAAACATACAAAAAACCTCACCAAAATATAACTACGATAATTCCTGATTCACCTACTTCAGCGTATCATATTACTACTACTACACCACTTGAAACAAAAATGCAGATGGATTGGATCAAAATGACTGATTACTCTAAGAAATTAATACTCGATAAATCTAAATTTGTCCATATGCGTCCTTGGGCGGAAAAAATACGAAACAATGATGTTTAA